TTCTCGCTGTTCCTGTGGCCCATGCGGTGGTTGGGCACGGACTGATCTCCAGCTTGCCTCGCCTCAGTCACGGTCACATTTTGCTTCTCATATTTCTCGTCTCCCAGTTTAGCCAGATTGGCTTCCGCGACATTCGCCGCCTGCCGATCCTCTGTCTCACTTGCGTCCACATCCCGCAGTGGGATTAATTCAGACGAATGCTTGCCAGTTTCCACTTCACGCAAGGTTTGGTAAGGTCCACGGGTCGAGGTGCTACATAGCAAGCTGAACTCAAACTCTTTCCTGGAGTAGAAAATGACCTCCAGCATGTAATAAATGGACCAGAAGATGGTAAAACagcccagcagcagcagcaactaaGAGAAGAGAAACAGACTTTGTATTTAATCGTTTCTTACGTTGTTCCCTCAGTCATTTTTACTTAATATCTTAATATTTTCCTACCCCGcccacccctcccaccctccccaaaGGCCAGAACTTGCACTGGGTACAGTCACACAAGCAGACGTATCTCCCCAAAGCGGCCATTCCTCACATCTGAGTTTGGGGAAGAAGCATCAGCTCCAACAGGGAGTGTCTGGAGGCCACTCAACTTGGCAAGGTTCAATAGTAGCTGAAAGAAAGAGGATTCTGGGAACTAggtgggcacatgggattaggaagCCTGCTCATGCGGAGGCTAAACGGCAACACAAATTGGTTGGGCTGGACAACCCGTTTCCTTgttgtgatctcatagaaacatagaaaataggtgcaggagcaggccattcggcccttctagcctgcaccaccattcaatgagttcatggctgaacatgcaacttcagtaccccattcctgctttctcggcataccccttgatcccccgagtagtaaggacttcatccaactcctttttgaatatatttagtgaattggcctcaacaactttctgtggtagagaattccacaggttcaccactctctgggtgaagaagtttctcctcatctcggtcctaaatggcttaccccttatccttagactgtgacccctggttctggacttccccaacattgggaacattcttcctgcatctaacctgtctaaacccgtcagaattataaaggtttctatgaggtcccctctcattcttctgaactccagtgaatacaagcccagttgatccagtctttcttgataggtcagtcccgccagtctggtgaaccttcgctgcactccctcaatagcaagaatgtccttcctcaggttaggagaccaaaactgtacacaatactccaggtgtggcctcaccaaggccctgtacaactgtagcaacacctccctgctctgtactcaaatcccctcgctatgaaggtcaacatgccatttgctttcttaaccgcctgctgtacctgcatgccaaccttcaatgactgatgtaccatgacacccaggtctggttgcaactccccttttcctaatctgtcaccattcagataatagtctgtctctctgtttttaccaccaaagtggataacctcacatttatccacattatacttcatctgccatgcatttgcccactcacctaacctatccaagtcgctctgcagcctcatagcatcctcctcgcagctcacactgccacccaacttagtgttatccgcaaatttggagatactacaattaatcccctcgtctaaatcattaatgtacagtgtaaacagctggggccccagcacagaaccttgcggtacctcactaatcactgcctgccattctgaaaagtccccatttactcctactctttgcttcctatctgacaaccagttctcaatccatgtcagcacactacccccaatcccatgtgctttaactctgcacattaatctcttgtgtgggaccttgtcgaaagccttctgaaagtccaaatataccacatcaactgtttctcccttgtccactctactggaaacatcctcaaaaaattccagaagatttgtcaagcatgatttccctttcataaatccatgctgacttggacctatcatgtcatctctttccaaatgcactgctatgacatccttaataattgattccatcattttacccactaccgatgtcaggctgaccggtctataattccctgttttctctctccttccttttttaaaaagtggggttgcattggctaccctccactccataggaacagatccagagtcaatggaatgttggaaaatgactgtcaatgcatccgctatttccaaggccacctcct
The sequence above is a segment of the Pristiophorus japonicus isolate sPriJap1 unplaced genomic scaffold, sPriJap1.hap1 HAP1_SCAFFOLD_2217, whole genome shotgun sequence genome. Coding sequences within it:
- the LOC139245510 gene encoding proprotein convertase subtilisin/kexin type 7-like; its protein translation is MYSTVRCWGERAEGIYKMVIRDLGENPQRKSGSLKQWQLTLYGSSWSFEDVKQRQRVVEEAMSGQFLNDSFSLPCAVGLEISDQEWNYMTPNTLKLLLLLGCFTIFWSIYYMLEVIFYSRKEFEFSLLCSTSTRGPYQTLREVETGKHSSELIPLRDVDASETEDRQAANVAEANLAKLGDEKYEKQNVTVTEARQAGDQSVPNHRMGHRNSENSSLLFSFDNEMT